Proteins encoded by one window of Antechinus flavipes isolate AdamAnt ecotype Samford, QLD, Australia chromosome 4, AdamAnt_v2, whole genome shotgun sequence:
- the GNAT2 gene encoding guanine nucleotide-binding protein G(t) subunit alpha-2, with product MGSGASSEDKELAKRSKELEKKLQEDADKEAKTVKLLLLGAGESGKSTIVKQMKIIHQDGYTPEECLEFKTVIYGNVLQSILAIIRAMSTLGIDYADSARVDDGRQLNNMADSMEEGTMPSELVVIIKKLWQDAGVQACFERAAEYQLNDSASYYLNQLDRITAPDYLPNEQDVLRSRVKTTGIIETKFSVKDLNFRMFDVGGQRSERKKWIHCFEGVTCIIFCGALSAYDMVLVEDDEVNRMHESLHLFNSICNHKFFAATSIVLFLNKKDLFEEKIKKVHLSICFPEYDGNNSYEDAGNYIKNQFLDLNMRKDVKEIYSHMTCATDTQNVKFVFDAVTDIIIKENLKDCGLF from the exons ATGGGGAGTGGAGCCAGTTCCGAGGACAAAGAACTAGCCAAGAGGTCCAAGGAGCTGGAGAAAAAGCTTCAGGAGGACGCGGACAAAGAGGCAAAGACTGTCAAGCTCTTATTGCTGG GTGCTGGGGAGTCAGGAAAGAGTACCATCGTCAAACAGATGAA aATCATCCACCAGGACGGCTACACACCAGAGGAGTGTCTGGAGTTCAAGACCGTCATCTACGGCAATGTGTTACAGTCCATTCTGGCCATCATCCGGGCCATGTCCACCCTGGGCATTGACTATGCCGACTCAGCTCGCGTG GATGACGGCCGGCAGCTCAACAACATGGCCGACTCCATGGAGGAGGGGACCATGCCCTCGGAGCTGGTGGTCATCATCAAGAAGCTGTGGCAAGACGCGGGCGTGCAGGCCTGCTTCGAGCGGGCTGCCGAGTACCAGCTCAACGACTCTGCCTCCTA CTATCTCAACCAGCTGGATCGAATAACAGCCCCCGACTACCTCCCcaatgagcaggatgttctccgGTCTCGGGTCAAAACCACAGGGATCATAGAGACCAAGTTCTCAGTCAAAGACCTGAATTTCAG GATGTTTGACGTGGGAGGGCAGAGGTCCGAGCGCAAGAAATGGATCCACTGTTTTGAAGGTGTTACCTGCATCATTTTCTGTGGAGCCCTAAGTGCCTATGACATGGTACTGGTGGAAGATGATGAAGTG AACCGCATGCACGAGTCTCTGCACCTGTTCAACAGCATATGCAACCACAAGTTCTTTGCGGCTACTTCCATCGTGCTCTTTCTCAACAAgaaggatctctttgaggagaAGATCAAAAAGGTTCACCTCAGCATTTGCTTCCCCGAGTATGATG GGAACAACTCATATGAGGATGCAGGAAATTACATAAAGAACCAGTTCCTTGATCTAAATATGCGAAAAGATGTCAAAGAAATCTACAGTCATATGACTTGTGCAACAGACACCCAGAATGTCAAATTTGTGTTTGATGCGGTTACAGATATCATCATCAAAGAAAACCTCAAGGATTGTGGGCTTTTCTAG